GGATCTAGACCTTGGACACTACGAACGCTACACCCAGGCAGAGCTTGGCCAAAAAAACAACTATACCTCTGGCAAGATTTATGACACCGTCATAAGAAAGGAACGTAGAGGGGATTACCTTGGTGGGACAGTCCAAGTAATACCCCATATAACAGACGAAATAAAACATGCCATTTTACAACTAGAAGGTGATGCCGACATCGCCATAATAGAAATTGGTGGTACTGTTGGAGATATTGAGGGCCTACCATTCTTAGAGGCCATAAGACAACTCAGAGGGGACCTTGGAAAAGAAAATACGTTATATATCCATGTCACCTATGTTCCCTTTATTAAAGCAGCAGGAGAACTCAAGACAAAACCCACTCAACACAGTGTAAAAGAGCTTCGCTCAATCGGCATTCAGCCAGATATACTCGTGTGCCGCACAGAAGGCGACCTATCCTCTGACATTAAGGCTAAAATTGCATTGTTCTGTGATGTCAAAGAAGAATGTGTCATAAGTGCAAAAGACGTAAGCTGTATATATGAAGTCCCATTGAGATTCCATGAAGAGGGTCTTGATGAAAGGGTAATCCAATCCCTCAATATGTGGACCAGGGCTCCAATACTCAATCCATGGAAGGATTTAATGGTGAAAATTAATGATCCTCACCACAAAGTGAGGATCGCCATGGTAGGAAAATACGTCAATTTAAAAGAATCTTATAAGAGCCTGAATGAGGCCCTATTTCATGGAGGAGTTGCCAATAGGTCAGAGGTAGAAATTGATTTCCTGAATAGCGAAGAGCTGACAGGAGAAGAATTAAGATCCAGGCTATCAAAATGTAATGGTATCCTTGTACCTGGTGGCTTTGGTACCAGGGGAATACCCGGCAAAATAGAGGCAATCCAATATGCCCGTGAACACAAAGTTCCATTTTTTGGGATATGCCTTGGAATGCAACTGGCTGTTATAGAAATCGCACGTAATGTTGCAGGGATAGAAAATGCCGATTCAACTGAATTCACTCCCTCAACGCCGGAACCGGTCATTTATCTCATGAAAGAGTGGTTTGACTACAGGAAAAACAGGATAGAGAGAAGGGATGAGAATACTGATCTCGGTGGCACCATGAGGCTTGGGGCATATCCATGTAAGCTAAAAGATGGGACAATAGCCTACAATGCCTATGGGGTTGACGAAATCTTTGAAAGACACAGACACAGATATGAATTCAACAATGCATACAGAGATGTATTGGAAAAGGCCGGAATAATCTATGCAGGGCTAAGCCCAGATGGAGAACTTGTTGAGATCATAGAATTAAAAGATCATCCCTGGTTTTTGGGCTGCCAATTTCACCCAGAATTTAAATCAAGACCTCTATCTCCACATCCGTTATTTGTCTCATTCATTCATGCTGCGCTTAACAATAAGCTTGAGAATGGGGCCTAAAACTCCAAACGAAATGTGAGAGAAAGAGAAAAGCGATTTCAAAATGAAGGTTAGGATTATTCATCTTGAAAAATGCAATTCAACCTCTGCCACAGAACAGGCTCTGAGTAGAGTAGCAGAGGAAATGGGGATCACCGTGGATATGGAAGATATAGTAATCCATAACATGGATGATGCCCAAAAGTATAGACATATCGGAAGCCCTACGGTGCAGATTAACGATCTCGATATAGACCAAGCAGCAAGAGAGATAACTCAATTCGGCCTCACTTGAAGGCGATATGAGGGATCGTCGATCCCACCAGAAGACATGATAAGGAAAGCCTTTAATGAGGCCCTAAATAAAGAGCAAAATGAGTAACAGAGAAAACATGCATCCGATATTTAAAGAATTTTTCACATCCCCTACCCCACTTATCATTGCTGGGCCGTGTGTCCTAGAGACCGAGGACGTGGCCTTAAAAATCGGACAATTTATGAAGGAAGTGGCAGAAAAGGCCGGTTTTCTATACTGTTTCAAGGCCTCCTTTGACAAGGCCAATCGTACTTCAATTAGCTCCTACAGGGGGCCAGGCCTTGAGAAGGGCCTAAAAATACTGGATACTATTAAAAAAGAACTAAATTGCCCAGTGCTGTCAGATATCCATGAGCCATACCAGGCAGAAGTATGTAAAGGTGTGCTCGATTGCATACAAATACCTGCATTTCTTTCGAGACAGACTGATCTTATAGTTGCTGCTGGTAATACTGGACTTCCGGTAAATATTAAAAAAGGACAATTTATGGCCCCTTGGGACATGAAACATTCTGTTAAAAAGGTGGAGAGCACTGGAAACAACGCCATTATGCTCACAGAACGGGGCACCCAGTTTGGATACAATAATCTTGTGGTCGATATGCGCTCCATTCCCCTCATGAAACAATTGGGAGTAAAGGTCATTTTTGACGCCACACATAGTGTACAACTCCCAGGAGGTGGAGATGGATGCTCATCTGGCCAAAGGGAATTTGCCCCACTTCTTGCCAGGGCTGCCTTTTGTGCCGGGGCAGATGGCGTCTTCCTGGAAGTACACGTTGACCCTGAAAAGGCACTTTGTGATGGTCCCAATAGCCTGTATCTTCATCAGGCAGAGAAACTCTTAATGGACCTAAAAAAGATCAATGAAATAAGAAGAGAATTTGTAGATGTCGCATCTTGACAAGGAAATCATTTTTAAAAAGGCAAGTTCGATTCGTCTCCTAATTTCCGACGTAGATGGAGTCCTTACAGATGGGACTATAGTCTACACTGATAGCGGACAAGAAATAAAATCCTTTTCTGTATTGGACGGCCTTGGAATAAAACTCCTAATGGAAAACCATGTAGAATTTTCCATTCTTTCGAGCAGAAAGAGTGAAGCCACTTCTAAAAGGGCCAGAGAATTGGGCATAAAATATTGCCTTCAGGGCGTGAAAAATAAGCTCGAGGCCTATAATGACCTCAAGGCCCAAATGGGGCTTCATGACTCTGAAATAGCCTATGTTGGAGATGATTTGGTTGATTTACCGGTTTTAAGGGTAGTTGGTCTATCGATTACTGTCCCCAATAGTCCACCACCCATGAAAGATTTTGTCCACTACGTTACCAAACGCCCTGGAGGCATGGGGGCCATCCGGGAAGTGGCAGAGTTGATACTCAAGGGTAAGAATCTTTGGAGTAGAGTCCTCAATAAATTCATCTACCCAGATGAATAGATGGAAAAGCACGAGATTCGAATGCCGAGATCTAAAAAATATCCAATGCCCAGACCTCAAAATTCAAAAAAGAGCGCAATACTTGCCAAAAGGCTATAGCTAGGATGAATAAAAAAAAGGCAATAATTTGGCTAAGTTCAATCTGTGTACTTGCTTTAGGCATTGCCAATCTCTTCAGATTTAATCACGATGAACTAGAATTTCCGCGACCCAAAATATATGCCGACGCAAAAATGTCGGGCATTTTTTATCAAAAAATAAAGAAGAATCAGCTCATTATGAAATTAAGAGCCGATGAAGCCATACTCCTAAAAAAAGATAAAAGGCTCACGGCAAGACACCTTACGCTTTCAGTATTAAAGGACGGGACTCAATTAGCCAAACTCAGGTCCTTAAAAGGAGAACTAGATTTAGACACAATGGATGCACTTTTCTTGGATGATGTCAGACTTGAAACAAAGAATAACGGGGTCTTATTTACTCAAAAACTTCGTTACATTCCCTCCTCTGAACTATTGACTACTGATGTTCCAGTAATAATCCAAAAAGGCGGCCTAAAGGTAACAGGAAAGGCCCTATCCTATAACTTGAAAACCGGGAAGATGTTAATTAAAGAAAGCAAAACTTTTATAGAAAGCCAATAAGGAGGCAATATGCCTAGATACCTTTTTTTCACCAATCTGCTACTTTTATTTTTTTTCTTAGCATCCCACTGTCTTGCAGCCCCTACAAAGAAAACCGATGAGTCAATTCACATTACAAGCAACCAAATGGAGGCAATGGATAAAGAGGGAAAGGTTGTCTTCAAGGGTAACGTCGTTGCTAAAAAAGGAGGACTTACCATCTATTCAGATGTCCTTACGGTCTATTATCAGTCAAAAAAAGGGACCAAGGGCAAGGACAGACGTGCTCTAAAACGATTGATCGCCAAGGGCAATGTAAGAATCATCCAGGGGAACAAGACGGCAAAGGGTAAGATTGCTATATATGATAAAGATACGGAAGTTATCCAATTATCAGGGAATGCTCAAGTCTGGCAGGGGAAAAATACTGTCAAGGGCAATAAAATCACCTTTTACATTAATGAAGACAAGAGCATTGTAGAAAGTGCCCCTGGCAAAAAGGTGGAAGCTGTAGTCTTTTCAGGGGAGCAGTAAAGGGACCGAGCAATAAAAAATGAAGTGTAAGCCTATAAAGAACAGATTTAATTAATCTATGTTAGAATCAAAAGATCTAGTCAAAAAATTTAAAGAAAGGAAAGTCGTAGACAAACTCTGCGTGAAGATAAAACCTGGAACCGTTGTGGGCCTGCTAGGGCCCAATGGTGCTGGTAAAACCACATCTTTTCTCATGGTCGCAGGACTCCTTAGACCAGACTCAGGCAAAGTATTTCTGGATGGAGAAGACATTACAGAACTTCCCATCCATAAAAGGGCGCAAAAAGGCATCACCTATTTACCTCAAGAGCCATCTGTTTTTAGAGGGCTTACTGTAATGGAAAACCTGGAAATAGTATTTGAGGCACGGGGTATCCAAGGAGAGACTCGGAAGAAGATGGCAGAAGAACTACTTGAGGAATTTGGTCTTTCTCACCTAGCTTCCCAAAAGGCCTCTTCACTATCAGGAGGTGAGAGAAGACGTGTAGAGGTCGCAAGGGCCCTTTCTACTTCTCCCAAATTTGTCCTTTTAGATGAACCATTTGCCGGAGTAGACCCCATAAGCGTAGAAGAGCTACAAAAAATCATAACTGACTTAAAAACCAAGGGAATTGGGATATTCATTTCAGATCACAATGTCCGGGAGACCTTGACTGTATGCGACCATGCCTATATTCTTAACCGTGGCCAAATTCTGATTGAAGGCCCGCCAGAAATTATTGCAAGAGATGAAAGGGCAAGAAATATTTACCTTGGAACTGGTTTTAAACTTTAAAAAATATGGCTATTGAGCTCAGACAGCAATTAAAACTTACCCAGCAACTTGTTATGACTCCCCAGTTGCAACAGGCCATAAAACTGTTGCAACTGTCGAGGGTAGAACTCATTGAAACTATTCAAAAGGAGTTAGAACAAAATCCAGTACTTGAAGAAGCTGAACCCAATGCCAATTCATCTGAAACCGTTGAGGCCAATGATGCCGTAGACGAATCCCTCCCAACGCTCGCAGCCTCCCAGGACGAACAGACCCCGTGGGATAAAAAGGCGATAGAGGAAGATGAATGGAAGGCCTATTGGGAGGACGATTCAAAGCGTATTATATCCTCTTATTCCTTTGAAGAAAAAGAAATCCCCAATTATGAAAATTTGCTTACAAAAAAAACCAATTTAGCAGACCACTTAATGTGGCAACTACAGATGAGCGACTTTTCAGAGGAAGAGCGCACTATTGGACACAACATCATTGGCAATATAGATTCATCAGGCTACTTAAAGGCCACGGTGGAAGAAATTGCAGAAGATTTAAACACAAGTCCTGAACTCGTACTAAAGGTACTCAAAAAGATTCAATTATTCGATCCAGTTGGGGTTGGAGCTCGAGATCTTAGAGAATGCCTTTTGGTACAACTCGAATATCTGGGAATTGATGATCCACTAGTCACAGAACTTGTCAAAAACCATCTCCATAACATCGAAAAACGAAATTATAAAGAAATTACAAAGGCAACTGGAAGAAGTCTTGAAGATATTGCCCAGGCCATAGAAGTAATTAAAGGCCTTGAACCCCGCCCTGGGAACTCCTACTCTTCAGATGAAACTCATTACATCGTGCCCGACATATATATCTATAAAGTAGATGATGACTATGTAATTCAATTAAATGAGGACGATCTCCCACATCTCAAGATAAACGCGTTCTACAAAAGTGCGATTGAAACCAATAATGGAAACAAGGAATTAAAGGAATTCATCCAAGACAAGTATAAGTCAGCTATTTGGCTCTTAAAGAGTATACACCAAAGACAAAAGACCATTTATAAGGTTACAAAAAGCATTGTAAAATTTCAGAGAGAATTTTTGGACAAGGGGATCGAATACCTGAAGCCATTGATACTCAAGGATGTTGCAGAGGATATTGGCATACATGAATCTACCGTTAGCAGAGTTACGGCAAACAAGTATGCACAAACCCCCCAAGGGCTTTTCGAACTAAAATTTTTCTTTAGCGCCAGCCTGAAAAAAGGCGACGGAGAAGACATTGCCACAAAGATCATAAAGGAAAAGATAAAGAACATTATCCAGGGAGAGAATCCACTCAAACCATATAGTGATAAGCAGATTGTAGAACTTCTAGCCAAAGAAAATATCAAAATTGCCAGACGCACAGTAGCAAAATACAGGGAGCTTATGGGCATTTTGCCTTCTAATAGGCGAAAACGCCCACTTACTCATAAAATGAAACACGGAGGTACTAATGCGCATTAATGTCACTTTCCGCCAAATGGAAACATCGAACACACTAAAAGAATACGTCGAACAAAAGATGAAAAAACTTCAGAAGTATTCTGATGGTCCAATAAAAGTGAATGTAGTTTTGAGTGTTGAAAAATTCAGACATGCCGCAGAAGTGGTCATTTCTGGAGATGGAATTAGGGCCACTGCAAAGGAAGTCCAAGACGACATCAGGCCTGCAATCGATCTAGTTTCTGACAAGATAGAGAAACAACTAAAAAAGTACAGAGAAAAACTTCTAAATAAACGAAATACCACTCCAGAGCCAGCCCAGGAAACAGCTACAAGTGAGCTAGATGAAATAGACGTAAGGGTAATTCGTACTGAAAAAATGGATTCAAAGCCCATGAGCCTTGAAGAGGCGGTGGAACAATTCACCCTTTCCAGTAAAAATTTTATGGTCTTCAGGAATGCAGAAACAGATGACATTAACGTCCTATATTGGCACAAGGACGGTGAACTTGGACTCATAGAACCATAGACGGGATTTAAGCCTAATTCTATGTTCATCACCCAATTTCTCTGCGAAAAGTGTATTATTGCGGATCTATCTGCTGCTTCTAAGGATGAGGTCCTGCAAAAGCTTGCTCAAAAGGCTTCAGACCTCGTACAGGGAGTGGCGCCGGAGGCCATTTTTGAGACCTTGAAGGAAAGGGAACAGTTGGGAAGTACTGGAATTGGAAACGGCATAGCCATACCTCACGGCAAGATCCATGGACTTGAGAGACTACTCGTTATTTTTGCCAGAAGCAAGGAAGGAGTGCCATT
The genomic region above belongs to Dissulfuribacter thermophilus and contains:
- a CDS encoding DF family (seleno)protein; translation: MKVRIIHLEKCNSTSATEQALSRVAEEMGITVDMEDIVIHNMDDAQKYRHIGSPTVQINDLDIDQAAREITQFGLT
- the lptB gene encoding LPS export ABC transporter ATP-binding protein; its protein translation is MLESKDLVKKFKERKVVDKLCVKIKPGTVVGLLGPNGAGKTTSFLMVAGLLRPDSGKVFLDGEDITELPIHKRAQKGITYLPQEPSVFRGLTVMENLEIVFEARGIQGETRKKMAEELLEEFGLSHLASQKASSLSGGERRRVEVARALSTSPKFVLLDEPFAGVDPISVEELQKIITDLKTKGIGIFISDHNVRETLTVCDHAYILNRGQILIEGPPEIIARDERARNIYLGTGFKL
- a CDS encoding KdsC family phosphatase, with translation MSHLDKEIIFKKASSIRLLISDVDGVLTDGTIVYTDSGQEIKSFSVLDGLGIKLLMENHVEFSILSSRKSEATSKRARELGIKYCLQGVKNKLEAYNDLKAQMGLHDSEIAYVGDDLVDLPVLRVVGLSITVPNSPPPMKDFVHYVTKRPGGMGAIREVAELILKGKNLWSRVLNKFIYPDE
- the hpf gene encoding ribosome hibernation-promoting factor, HPF/YfiA family, with protein sequence METSNTLKEYVEQKMKKLQKYSDGPIKVNVVLSVEKFRHAAEVVISGDGIRATAKEVQDDIRPAIDLVSDKIEKQLKKYREKLLNKRNTTPEPAQETATSELDEIDVRVIRTEKMDSKPMSLEEAVEQFTLSSKNFMVFRNAETDDINVLYWHKDGELGLIEP
- the rpoN gene encoding RNA polymerase factor sigma-54, with translation MAIELRQQLKLTQQLVMTPQLQQAIKLLQLSRVELIETIQKELEQNPVLEEAEPNANSSETVEANDAVDESLPTLAASQDEQTPWDKKAIEEDEWKAYWEDDSKRIISSYSFEEKEIPNYENLLTKKTNLADHLMWQLQMSDFSEEERTIGHNIIGNIDSSGYLKATVEEIAEDLNTSPELVLKVLKKIQLFDPVGVGARDLRECLLVQLEYLGIDDPLVTELVKNHLHNIEKRNYKEITKATGRSLEDIAQAIEVIKGLEPRPGNSYSSDETHYIVPDIYIYKVDDDYVIQLNEDDLPHLKINAFYKSAIETNNGNKELKEFIQDKYKSAIWLLKSIHQRQKTIYKVTKSIVKFQREFLDKGIEYLKPLILKDVAEDIGIHESTVSRVTANKYAQTPQGLFELKFFFSASLKKGDGEDIATKIIKEKIKNIIQGENPLKPYSDKQIVELLAKENIKIARRTVAKYRELMGILPSNRRKRPLTHKMKHGGTNAH
- the lptA gene encoding lipopolysaccharide transport periplasmic protein LptA, whose amino-acid sequence is MPRYLFFTNLLLLFFFLASHCLAAPTKKTDESIHITSNQMEAMDKEGKVVFKGNVVAKKGGLTIYSDVLTVYYQSKKGTKGKDRRALKRLIAKGNVRIIQGNKTAKGKIAIYDKDTEVIQLSGNAQVWQGKNTVKGNKITFYINEDKSIVESAPGKKVEAVVFSGEQ
- a CDS encoding CTP synthase; protein product: MRTKFIFITGGVLSSLGKGLAAASLGALLEARGLKVTFQKLDPYINVDPGTMNPFQHGEVFVTDDGAETDLDLGHYERYTQAELGQKNNYTSGKIYDTVIRKERRGDYLGGTVQVIPHITDEIKHAILQLEGDADIAIIEIGGTVGDIEGLPFLEAIRQLRGDLGKENTLYIHVTYVPFIKAAGELKTKPTQHSVKELRSIGIQPDILVCRTEGDLSSDIKAKIALFCDVKEECVISAKDVSCIYEVPLRFHEEGLDERVIQSLNMWTRAPILNPWKDLMVKINDPHHKVRIAMVGKYVNLKESYKSLNEALFHGGVANRSEVEIDFLNSEELTGEELRSRLSKCNGILVPGGFGTRGIPGKIEAIQYAREHKVPFFGICLGMQLAVIEIARNVAGIENADSTEFTPSTPEPVIYLMKEWFDYRKNRIERRDENTDLGGTMRLGAYPCKLKDGTIAYNAYGVDEIFERHRHRYEFNNAYRDVLEKAGIIYAGLSPDGELVEIIELKDHPWFLGCQFHPEFKSRPLSPHPLFVSFIHAALNNKLENGA
- the kdsA gene encoding 3-deoxy-8-phosphooctulonate synthase, which produces MSNRENMHPIFKEFFTSPTPLIIAGPCVLETEDVALKIGQFMKEVAEKAGFLYCFKASFDKANRTSISSYRGPGLEKGLKILDTIKKELNCPVLSDIHEPYQAEVCKGVLDCIQIPAFLSRQTDLIVAAGNTGLPVNIKKGQFMAPWDMKHSVKKVESTGNNAIMLTERGTQFGYNNLVVDMRSIPLMKQLGVKVIFDATHSVQLPGGGDGCSSGQREFAPLLARAAFCAGADGVFLEVHVDPEKALCDGPNSLYLHQAEKLLMDLKKINEIRREFVDVAS
- the lptC gene encoding LPS export ABC transporter periplasmic protein LptC, which encodes MNKKKAIIWLSSICVLALGIANLFRFNHDELEFPRPKIYADAKMSGIFYQKIKKNQLIMKLRADEAILLKKDKRLTARHLTLSVLKDGTQLAKLRSLKGELDLDTMDALFLDDVRLETKNNGVLFTQKLRYIPSSELLTTDVPVIIQKGGLKVTGKALSYNLKTGKMLIKESKTFIESQ
- a CDS encoding PTS sugar transporter subunit IIA, whose translation is MFITQFLCEKCIIADLSAASKDEVLQKLAQKASDLVQGVAPEAIFETLKEREQLGSTGIGNGIAIPHGKIHGLERLLVIFARSKEGVPFEALDHQPVHAIFLLLAPETASTAYLKILARISRLLKTPNVYEHLMNADNALRLLDVIKDVDCTLPLSI